A stretch of DNA from Desulfurella amilsii:
TTTTGTGTAGAATCATTTAAAGGTAAAGCCAAAAACACATAGTCAGAAATTTTTAAATAATTTTCCATATTTCTTAACTCATCAAGCGCATCTAATTTATACTCCTTGCTTAGCCCACTATCTATATTACGCTTAATTGCAAAAATATCCACACCAAATGGTTTTAATCTTTGCGCGATAGCCCTACCAATACCACCAAATCCTATTATCAGAGCTTTTTTTCCAATCAAACTCATCCCCACTGGACATCCCCAGCCAACAGCGTTGTAAACATTATCTTGAATATACGGAAATCCTCTTGAAAGTGCAATTGCAGCCATAATAGACCATTCAGCCACAGATTCGGCATTACCAGTATTAGCAGTAGGTACATTTGCCACATAAATGCCTTTTTTCTTAGCAGCTTGAATGTCAACGCCATCTAGTCCTGCACCCCATTGATGAATAAGTTTCAAATTGAAAGCTTTTTCTATAAGGCTTGCGCTTATTTTTGTCATTGCAGGGATAAGTACATCACACTCATGAATTCTGTATTCTAGAGCACTTTCTGGTATAAATTCAAATTCTAAATTTTCTGTACATTCACTTATAAAATTTTGCATGCCGACAAAGTGTATGCCAGCAGCAAATACCTTTATTTTTTTCATTTACTCATATCGTTTTGAAAGAATTTAAAATTTATAACATCTAAAATAAAGTTTTTTGCTAATTCAAAATCCGCGCAAGATAAGTCTATTACAATATCATAATTTCTTAAATCATACCTGTTCAAACCGGTCAACTTTTTTATATATTTAATTCTTTCTTCTTCAGTTTCTTTAACAAGATCTATTGCTTTACTCTGACTTATATTAAACTCTTTTGAAACGTTTTTTACCCTATAATCTAAATTTGCTTTTAAAAAGACAGATAAGTGTTTTGGATGGTCTTTAAAAATAAAAAAAGAACCTCTTCCCAGCGCTACGATGTTATGTTGTTGAGCAAAACTTTTCAACACTGTAGTTTGTGCTTCAAAAATCTCCGTATAATCTGGATAAGTATTGTTTGAAAGAGACCCTACTTCTGGTGTACCAATAGAAAAGACACCTAAAATACTTTCAATTAAGCTTGTTACTTTCTCTTCTTTTTTTTCTAAGTAGGCTGTATCTGTTTTTAAAATTTCTGCAGCACGAGTAACAAGCTCCCTATCAATCAATTTAAAATTAAATCTCTCAGCAATTGACCTTGCAAGATCATAACCGCCAGACCCTATTTGTCGTGCAATAGTAACCACAATATTTTCCATCAATCCCCCTTGATATCCTTAAAGCCTTTCAAGAAAAAAGCTAATGGCAAAGATAAAACGAATATAAACATTATAAGTAAATACACATGGTTGTACGAAAGCATCATAGCCTGCTGCATGACCGTCTCGTTGAGCATTTCTTTTACTTTTAAATCTGGCATTTGAAGTGGCATACCAAACAACTGCTCTAGTTTTGCCAGATACTCCAACGTGTTTCTGCTAAATATTGAAACATTTTGAGTCAAAATTGAGTAATAAGTGTTTGTTCCCCTATCAACAAATGTAGCAACCAATGCCACACCAATGCTACCCGTTATAAGTCTGAAAACGTTATAGATGCCTGTTGCAAATGTTAAATCGCTTTTTTCGATTGTAATTAATGCAGATGTGCTGACAGATACAAAAATAAAACCAAAACCTGCACCCTGTAAAAATTGTGGCATAAATATATCCCAAAAACTTGCGTTTAAATTTAAATTTGCAAATTGGAAAAATGAAATGATTACAAGTATAAGCCCAAAACTAACAAGGATTTTTGGACCAAGTTTATTAAATAGTTTCCCACCGATTGGCATCATTAAAGCCATTGCTAAGCTTCGTGGTACCATTGCAACGCCCGCATCAAATGCGGTGTATCCTAGTAAATCTTGTAAAAAAACAGGCAAAATAAACAAACTTGCAAAAAGCCCCATACCAAGTACACCACCAAGCAACGTCCCTAAAGTAAAATTTATATTTTTCAAAATTCTCAAATTTACAGCAGGCTTTTTAACCGTCAACTCCCTTATTATAAAAAATATTATACCTGCGCTTGCAATAATCGCAAGATTGGTAATATACTGAGAGGTAAACCAGTTTTTATTTTCTCCATCTGCAAGAAATACCTGCAAAGCACCAAACCCTATAGCCATAAAGATTAAACCTAGAAAATCTATCTTACTTTTTTCTCTGACTAAAAAATCAGGATCTTCTATAAATAAATTAACCATAATGAAAGCAATTATACCAATGGGTAAATTGATATAAAAAATCCATGGCCAGCTATATCTATCTATAAGCCACCCGCCAAGCGTAGGCCCAAAAGCAGGACCCATTACAACACCCATGCCGTATATACCCATTGCCATGCCTTGCTCTTCTTTTGGGAAAACCTCTCTTAAAATTGCTTGAGCGATTGGTATTAAAACGCCTCCACCGATTCCCTGTATAATTCTAAAAATAATAATGGCATACAAATTCCATGCAATGCCGCAAAGTGCAGAGCCCAATGTAAACAAAACTATGCCAAACATGTAAAAATTCTTTCTGCCAAAACGGGAGCTTAAAAGCGCAATTATTGGCATGATTATAGTATTAGAAAGCAAATACCCCGTTGAAACCCATGTAATTTCTTCAATTGAAGCACCCATTGAGCCTTGAATATAGGGTACTGCAACATTTACAATACTAGTATCTAGTGAACTCATTATTGTGCCTATCATTACAGTAACTGTAACAATCCACTTATTCATTTTATGCTGACATAGGGCTCAACAGACAGTCCAGGGTATAATGGAGTTTTTGGGTTATAGGGTGTTGTGATGTTAATTTTAACAGGAATGCGCTGGACTACTTTAATGAAGTTTCCAACGGCATTTTGCGGTGGAAGCAAGCTAAATACTGCCCCGCTGCCTGTTTGAAAACTATTTACATAACCATAAAAAGTTTTGCCAGGGTAGGCATCTACTTTTATTGCTGCTTTTGCGCCAATGTGAATATTGTTTACAGAAGTTTCTTTAAAGTTTGCTACAATCCACACATGGTGTAAATCCACAATATTCAAAACAGGCAACCCTACTTGTGCATACTGACCTACTTCTACATTACGCTTTGTTACATAACCATCCATTGGTGCAACTATGTTTGTTCTTGATAGATTTACGCTTGCTATATCAAGCTGAGCTTTGGATTGCTTTATCAGGTGCTCTTGCTTTGTAGTTTGCGTTTTTAAATCATCTATTTCGATACCCAATTGCTTTATTGCGGCAAGTTGAGCATTAAAATTAGCTTGCGCAACATTAAAATCCATCTTTATATTATCGTATTCTTGCGGGCTTATTACATGCTCTTTTAGTAGATTGTAATAGCGAGTGTTTTGTTTTTGAGCGTAGAGTAGTTTCGCTTCTTGGGCTTTGAGCTGTTCTTGGGCTTGTTCCAGACTAGCTTGTTTTTCTAATATTGAAAGCTTAAGGTTTTCAAGTTGAATTTGGTTTGCTTGATAGGCGTTTTGTGTATTTTTTACCTGTTGAATATAATCTGTTTTATCTATTTCAAATAAAATTTGACCTTTTCTAACAAACTGGTTTCTTTTTACACAAACTCTCACAACCTTGCCAGCCACTTGAGGTGATATAGGCACAATGGTGCCATCGATATACGCATCGTCTGTTGATACATGGTTAAAATCATAGACAAGCTTGGGTATAAAGTATATAGCCAAGCCCGCTAATACAATTAAAATAACTAACAGTTGTGTGAGTTTTTTTGTTTTTTTAGTCATTTTTTAATAATAGATACAAATTCATCGTTTCTATTTTTAGCCCAAGCATATTCGTTGTTTTGGGAATCAACAGGTTTGGATTTTCCGTTGCTTAATGTTTGAATTCTATCAGCAGAAACACCCTTTAATATTAAATAGTTTTTCGCTGCATCTGCTCTTTGCTGTCCAAGAGCTAAATTATAAGCATCTGTACCACGCTCATCGCAGTTACCCTCAATAACAATATTAATTTCTGAGTGATCAATCAAAAATGATGCTATTTTATCTAAAACTTCAGATGGGTTTTGCTGTATACCCCACTTATTAATATTTGTAATCGAAGCACTGTTGACTTTGAAATAAATTCTTTGCATCACTTCTTTTGCTTGCCTTTCAAGAGCACTTTCTTGTTGGTTTTGATTTTGATTTTGCATATTGTTTATGCTAGATGATGGCATATTAATAGGAGAGGTAGTGCTTGTACCATTTGAGTTTATTGCTTGCGGCACACTTGAGTGAATAGGAGCTTTTGTTCCTGGAACGCTTGAACAGCTACTAACCAATAATGAAAAGCCAGCCAAAAACAAAAATAAAAATAACTTTCTCATACATCAAACCTCCGTTCAAATTTTTATAATCCTTTTTTCCAATAATGTCAATGCAGTTTTAAAGGTTAATTAATTTAAGACTCTTTATAAATCTTTCAAAATCTTGCACGCCTTTTTGTAATTCAATAGCTGCTTGCGTGCCAATTATTACACCATCTGAGATTGAAAAGGCTTTAGCTATATCATTTGCGTTTCTTATGCCAAAACCTAAATACACTTTGGTATGCTTCTTGCAATAATTTATTTTTTGCACAGTTTGACTATCAAGAGCAAAATCACCCCCTGTTATGCCCCTTTTTGAAATAAAGTATATAAAATCCTTTGTGCTTTTGATGGCTAAATCCAAATCACTTGACCTGCTTTCTGGTGTAGCAAATTTAATAATATTGCAGCCAAGTTTTTTTTCAAAGCCAATGGCTTCCCTCACAGGTAAATCAGCCAAAATAACACCGCTTGCTAGCTTTGAATACTTATTAAACTCATCTTTTAAGCTGTAGGGAATATTTGTATAAGTCATAATATAAAGCCTTTTTTGAAACAATCTTTTTACTTCAAAAAGGCTTTCAAGAAAATCCCGCGTGGTATATTTATCAAGCATCTCAAACGATGCTTTTTCCAAAACCGCACCATCCGCTATGGGATCTGAAAACGGTATGCCAATCTCTAAAAAATCTACATCTAAACTATTGCAAATCTCAACCGCCTCTAAAAAGGTACTTTTTTTTGGGTAGTTGGATATTAAATATATACCTATATTCATTCTTGCACCATCCTTATAATATCTAAATCCTTATCGCCTCTACCAGAAAGATTAATTATAATAGTTTTATTTTTAAATTTTTCTTTTTGAGCCAATACGTAGGCTAAAGCATGAGAACTTTCAAGCGCCGGTATAATCCCTTCTAATTTTGATAAGGCAAAAAACCCCTCAAGCGCCTGATCATCAAATACATAATCGTAAATTACACGCTTTGTGTCTTTTAAAAAACTGTGCATTGGACCAACACCAGGATAATCAAGGCCAGCAGATATAGAGTGTACCGGCATAACATTTGCCTGTCTTTGCAGCAAATAGCTCAACGAACCATGTAAAATTCCCTTTGTACCCAAGCTCAAAGTTGCTGAGTGATCGCCTAAATTTATAGACCGACCACCTGCTTCTATGCCGTATAGCTCCACATCATCTTTTAAAAAGGCACTAAATATACCATAAGCATTACTGCCGCCACCTACGCACGCAACAACCGCATCACAAAGCTTCCCCTCACACTTTTTTATTTGCCTTTTTGCTTCTTTGCCAATTACTGATTGGAAATCTCCAACAATCGTTGGAAATGGGTGTGGGCCAACAACACTACCTAATAGATAATACGTGGTTTGCACATTTGCCACCCAATCCCTAAGCGCTTCATTTATAGCACTCTTAAGTGTACCACCAGATTTTTCCACGCTTATTACTTCTGCCCCCAAAATTTTCATTTTATCAACATTAGTGCTTTGGCGTTCAACATCCGTTTTACCCATATACACAACACACTCTAAGTTTAATAAGGCGCAAACCGTAGCTGTTGCCACACCGTGTTGACCTGCACCCGTTTCTGCTATAATCCTTTTTTTACCCATAAACTTTGCCAATAAACCCTGCGCTAGCGTATTGTTTATCTTGTGGGCACCTGTGTGAGCCAAATCTTCCCTTTTTAAATAGACTTTAGCACCCACATAATCGCTAAAATTTTTTGCAAAATACAGCGGGGTGGGTCTTCCCACATATGTTTTAAATAACTCATTCAGCTGTTGTTGGGTATTTTTATCTTTTTTAAACGCA
This window harbors:
- a CDS encoding 2-hydroxyacid dehydrogenase translates to MKKIKVFAAGIHFVGMQNFISECTENLEFEFIPESALEYRIHECDVLIPAMTKISASLIEKAFNLKLIHQWGAGLDGVDIQAAKKKGIYVANVPTANTGNAESVAEWSIMAAIALSRGFPYIQDNVYNAVGWGCPVGMSLIGKKALIIGFGGIGRAIAQRLKPFGVDIFAIKRNIDSGLSKEYKLDALDELRNMENYLKISDYVFLALPLNDSTQNLINVQNIFKFKKGAYLINPSRGGIIEKQALIEALEKNYLGGAALDVFWKEPPDKEDFFKFKNVIVTPHIAGVTDVSYKAIAFYVCENIKRVFSGGKPINCVNL
- a CDS encoding AAA family ATPase, producing the protein MENIVVTIARQIGSGGYDLARSIAERFNFKLIDRELVTRAAEILKTDTAYLEKKEEKVTSLIESILGVFSIGTPEVGSLSNNTYPDYTEIFEAQTTVLKSFAQQHNIVALGRGSFFIFKDHPKHLSVFLKANLDYRVKNVSKEFNISQSKAIDLVKETEEERIKYIKKLTGLNRYDLRNYDIVIDLSCADFELAKNFILDVINFKFFQNDMSK
- a CDS encoding DHA2 family efflux MFS transporter permease subunit; its protein translation is MNKWIVTVTVMIGTIMSSLDTSIVNVAVPYIQGSMGASIEEITWVSTGYLLSNTIIMPIIALLSSRFGRKNFYMFGIVLFTLGSALCGIAWNLYAIIIFRIIQGIGGGVLIPIAQAILREVFPKEEQGMAMGIYGMGVVMGPAFGPTLGGWLIDRYSWPWIFYINLPIGIIAFIMVNLFIEDPDFLVREKSKIDFLGLIFMAIGFGALQVFLADGENKNWFTSQYITNLAIIASAGIIFFIIRELTVKKPAVNLRILKNINFTLGTLLGGVLGMGLFASLFILPVFLQDLLGYTAFDAGVAMVPRSLAMALMMPIGGKLFNKLGPKILVSFGLILVIISFFQFANLNLNASFWDIFMPQFLQGAGFGFIFVSVSTSALITIEKSDLTFATGIYNVFRLITGSIGVALVATFVDRGTNTYYSILTQNVSIFSRNTLEYLAKLEQLFGMPLQMPDLKVKEMLNETVMQQAMMLSYNHVYLLIMFIFVLSLPLAFFLKGFKDIKGD
- a CDS encoding HlyD family secretion protein; protein product: MTKKTKKLTQLLVILIVLAGLAIYFIPKLVYDFNHVSTDDAYIDGTIVPISPQVAGKVVRVCVKRNQFVRKGQILFEIDKTDYIQQVKNTQNAYQANQIQLENLKLSILEKQASLEQAQEQLKAQEAKLLYAQKQNTRYYNLLKEHVISPQEYDNIKMDFNVAQANFNAQLAAIKQLGIEIDDLKTQTTKQEHLIKQSKAQLDIASVNLSRTNIVAPMDGYVTKRNVEVGQYAQVGLPVLNIVDLHHVWIVANFKETSVNNIHIGAKAAIKVDAYPGKTFYGYVNSFQTGSGAVFSLLPPQNAVGNFIKVVQRIPVKINITTPYNPKTPLYPGLSVEPYVSIK
- a CDS encoding OmpA family protein, with translation MRKLFLFLFLAGFSLLVSSCSSVPGTKAPIHSSVPQAINSNGTSTTSPINMPSSSINNMQNQNQNQQESALERQAKEVMQRIYFKVNSASITNINKWGIQQNPSEVLDKIASFLIDHSEINIVIEGNCDERGTDAYNLALGQQRADAAKNYLILKGVSADRIQTLSNGKSKPVDSQNNEYAWAKNRNDEFVSIIKK
- the trpA gene encoding tryptophan synthase subunit alpha, with product MNIGIYLISNYPKKSTFLEAVEICNSLDVDFLEIGIPFSDPIADGAVLEKASFEMLDKYTTRDFLESLFEVKRLFQKRLYIMTYTNIPYSLKDEFNKYSKLASGVILADLPVREAIGFEKKLGCNIIKFATPESRSSDLDLAIKSTKDFIYFISKRGITGGDFALDSQTVQKINYCKKHTKVYLGFGIRNANDIAKAFSISDGVIIGTQAAIELQKGVQDFERFIKSLKLINL
- the trpB gene encoding tryptophan synthase subunit beta, which encodes MKLKHYFGEFGGQFVPETLIPALDELEEGYIAFKKDKNTQQQLNELFKTYVGRPTPLYFAKNFSDYVGAKVYLKREDLAHTGAHKINNTLAQGLLAKFMGKKRIIAETGAGQHGVATATVCALLNLECVVYMGKTDVERQSTNVDKMKILGAEVISVEKSGGTLKSAINEALRDWVANVQTTYYLLGSVVGPHPFPTIVGDFQSVIGKEAKRQIKKCEGKLCDAVVACVGGGSNAYGIFSAFLKDDVELYGIEAGGRSINLGDHSATLSLGTKGILHGSLSYLLQRQANVMPVHSISAGLDYPGVGPMHSFLKDTKRVIYDYVFDDQALEGFFALSKLEGIIPALESSHALAYVLAQKEKFKNKTIIINLSGRGDKDLDIIRMVQE